In Lujinxingia sediminis, a single genomic region encodes these proteins:
- a CDS encoding metallophosphoesterase family protein, which yields MRRELILAAATLGGILLAVPAMGGTPVRPSDGAVDDAAGEEAADEAKHAEDVAQAGQELSAEDQAAIRAAKDETREWTVAVLSDFNGAYGSTAYGDEVHRAVAWLSEDVRPDVVISPGDMVAGQRAGLDHRAMWASFHDVVTRPLARAGIPFAISPGNHDASGSPAFWEERVHFAREWQDRAPQVEMVEASGYPFYYAFKVGPALFVSLDATTVGPIDTAQRLWLDAVLKAHSEVRTKIVFGHLPLHPVAQSKEHETLADEALEALLLHHGVDLYVAGHHHAYYPGKRGELGLLHSACIGAGPRKLLGEDRVSDRSVALVRYGAEGVRSVEAYRGEGFEEVVPREELPRVVGEGRRKIWRDDVQPNEVDVQAKRRVWGGLEGGA from the coding sequence GGCGGGGGAGGAGGCAGCCGATGAGGCTAAGCACGCCGAAGACGTTGCGCAGGCCGGGCAAGAATTGAGCGCAGAGGACCAGGCCGCGATCCGGGCCGCCAAGGATGAGACGCGGGAGTGGACCGTTGCGGTGCTCTCCGACTTTAACGGTGCCTACGGCTCGACGGCCTATGGCGATGAGGTTCATCGCGCGGTGGCCTGGCTCAGCGAGGATGTGCGCCCCGACGTGGTGATAAGTCCGGGCGATATGGTGGCCGGGCAGCGCGCAGGTCTTGATCATCGGGCGATGTGGGCGTCATTCCATGACGTGGTGACGCGCCCTCTGGCCCGCGCGGGCATTCCCTTTGCCATCTCGCCAGGCAACCACGATGCCTCCGGCTCGCCGGCCTTCTGGGAGGAGCGGGTGCATTTTGCCCGCGAATGGCAGGACCGCGCCCCGCAGGTCGAGATGGTCGAGGCGAGTGGTTATCCGTTTTATTATGCGTTTAAGGTGGGCCCGGCGCTCTTTGTGTCGCTCGACGCGACGACGGTCGGTCCCATCGATACGGCTCAGCGTCTCTGGCTGGACGCAGTGCTTAAGGCCCACTCGGAGGTGCGCACGAAGATCGTGTTCGGGCATCTTCCGCTGCATCCGGTCGCGCAGAGCAAAGAGCATGAGACTCTGGCCGATGAGGCGCTGGAGGCGCTGCTTTTGCACCACGGGGTGGATCTTTATGTGGCCGGCCATCATCACGCCTACTACCCGGGAAAGCGCGGTGAACTGGGACTTTTGCACAGCGCGTGCATCGGCGCCGGACCGCGCAAACTTCTGGGCGAAGATCGGGTAAGCGATCGCTCGGTGGCGCTGGTGCGCTACGGGGCAGAAGGGGTGCGCTCCGTGGAGGCGTACCGCGGGGAGGGATTTGAGGAGGTGGTGCCGCGCGAGGAGTTGCCGCGCGTTGTGGGGGAGGGGCGTCGCAAAATCTGGCGAGACGATGTGCAGCCGAACGAGGTGGATGTCCAGGCGAAGCGCCGGGTGTGGGGCGGTTTAGAAGGCGGCGCCTAA
- a CDS encoding PD40 domain-containing protein, translated as MLLRPPHAPERARHLLAVMLRLWMLAILIGACVATFASPSAHALDDPKREYFTLTTPHFYIHYDDQTEALARRAAVAFEEAHLILAPTLDWTPRQRTHVVVTDRVDSANGFARAFGRNFITIYGMPPEADSVLGYFDDWLRVLVYHEYVHTLHIDTNPGLSQWVNRIVGKQFHPNAILPRWYTEGIATYFETTRAGTGRVDSPLFSMWLRTAALEDELFTLGQSTGLPVAWPSGSAAYLYGGFFADYIARHHGESFIRDFNHLYGKRIVPYALNRSAREISGKGFDELWAGFMAEAQAKARARQTLTIARGVSPTDLVTRGGGRHQYPTLRPGEHPEITYYASAESAHPVFASVSAGGLEPHPLREAEGAAGPSAWTPDGNVLVYSRSDTFERVYTFQDLFAYDARSGQTRRLTRGDRAREPAISPDGERVVHVRNRRGTMELVVRPLDAPTEERIVVSGLHHAPDDDAHWQQISRPIFGPGDDTVIFSWWRLDLRQRDLWEVNLNDGALRQLTDTAAHELDPHLGPEGHLYYAADTGGVFNIFALDLETLQRWQVSNVITGAFSPVVTPDGDFIYVSLYTARGFEIARLPHPRTRQHEPPESARARPPITYPQPELDLQPEPYRAGRWIAPLTLMPDAGVLRSGAGLGATLEGYDPLERHSYTLSGGVTTAEGFEDPSANLGFVYRYGGLPFNLTLLGRFSDYPRARSLIAESRYVPFLERQYVGQLGLSFPLRILSERMSFTTNYRAEYTTFKARPRVTPEPGDIRPREPLHGWFNELSFGLSYSRLFRYAHSISAERGVSMSASVGVQHPALGHQYNALTLGYALSAFHPNPLIERHVFALQLRGALTRSASGPQLQYAIGGLSPQDILSAVIFQEPRVGYPIRGFAPGVQRGQQYQLAKLEYRFPILDLDRGFSTLPLFFRQLKGQLFVDTGAAYDGYLADADRLTGIGAEVQLDAILGYYASNSLRLGYARGLGPEGITDLYLLLGAAF; from the coding sequence ATGCTCTTACGCCCTCCCCATGCGCCCGAGCGCGCTCGACACCTTCTGGCAGTGATGCTCCGGCTGTGGATGCTCGCCATTCTCATCGGGGCGTGTGTTGCGACCTTTGCTTCGCCGAGCGCGCACGCCCTCGACGATCCGAAGCGTGAGTACTTCACGCTGACCACCCCCCACTTCTACATCCATTACGACGACCAGACCGAAGCGCTGGCGCGACGCGCCGCGGTGGCCTTTGAAGAGGCACACCTGATCCTGGCGCCGACGCTCGACTGGACACCTCGCCAGCGCACCCACGTGGTGGTGACCGACCGAGTCGATTCGGCCAACGGGTTTGCCCGCGCCTTCGGGCGCAACTTCATCACGATCTACGGGATGCCCCCCGAGGCCGACAGCGTGCTCGGTTATTTCGATGATTGGCTACGCGTGCTCGTCTACCACGAGTACGTGCACACCCTGCATATCGACACCAACCCGGGGCTCTCGCAGTGGGTCAACCGCATCGTCGGCAAACAATTTCATCCCAACGCCATCCTGCCCCGCTGGTACACCGAGGGCATTGCCACCTACTTCGAAACCACACGCGCGGGTACGGGACGCGTGGACAGCCCGCTCTTCTCGATGTGGCTGCGCACCGCGGCGCTTGAGGACGAGCTTTTTACCCTGGGGCAATCCACCGGCCTGCCGGTGGCCTGGCCATCGGGGAGCGCCGCCTACCTCTATGGCGGCTTTTTTGCCGACTACATCGCCAGGCATCACGGCGAGTCCTTCATCAGGGATTTTAACCACCTCTACGGCAAGCGGATCGTCCCCTACGCGCTCAACCGAAGCGCCCGAGAGATCAGCGGAAAAGGCTTCGACGAGCTCTGGGCGGGATTTATGGCCGAGGCCCAGGCCAAAGCCCGGGCGCGCCAGACGTTGACGATCGCCCGGGGGGTCAGCCCCACCGATTTGGTCACGCGCGGGGGAGGCCGCCATCAGTACCCCACGCTGCGCCCGGGAGAGCATCCGGAGATCACCTATTACGCCTCGGCGGAGTCGGCCCACCCGGTCTTTGCCAGCGTGAGCGCCGGCGGGCTTGAACCGCACCCGCTTCGCGAGGCCGAGGGGGCCGCCGGCCCCTCAGCCTGGACGCCCGATGGCAACGTGCTCGTCTACTCGCGCTCCGACACCTTTGAGCGCGTGTACACCTTCCAGGATCTTTTCGCCTACGACGCTCGTAGCGGTCAGACCCGCCGGCTCACCCGGGGCGACCGTGCCCGCGAACCCGCCATCTCACCGGATGGCGAGCGTGTCGTCCATGTACGAAACCGCCGGGGCACCATGGAGCTTGTGGTGCGTCCGCTCGACGCCCCCACCGAGGAGCGCATCGTCGTCTCCGGCCTGCATCATGCTCCCGATGATGACGCGCACTGGCAGCAGATCTCCCGGCCGATCTTTGGCCCCGGAGACGACACGGTCATCTTCAGCTGGTGGCGGCTTGACCTGCGCCAGCGCGACCTCTGGGAGGTGAATTTAAACGATGGCGCGCTGAGACAGCTCACCGACACCGCCGCCCATGAGCTCGATCCGCATCTCGGCCCCGAGGGCCATCTCTACTACGCGGCCGATACCGGCGGGGTCTTCAACATCTTTGCCCTGGATCTTGAGACCTTGCAGCGCTGGCAGGTGAGCAACGTCATTACCGGCGCGTTTTCGCCCGTGGTCACCCCGGACGGCGACTTCATCTACGTGAGCCTGTACACCGCGCGCGGCTTTGAGATCGCCCGCCTTCCCCATCCTCGCACCCGCCAGCACGAGCCGCCGGAGAGTGCGCGTGCGCGCCCGCCGATCACCTACCCTCAGCCCGAGCTCGATCTTCAGCCTGAGCCCTACAGGGCCGGGCGTTGGATAGCGCCGCTGACCCTTATGCCCGATGCGGGCGTGCTGCGCTCCGGCGCCGGCCTTGGCGCCACACTTGAGGGCTACGACCCGCTGGAGCGTCACAGCTACACGCTCAGCGGAGGCGTCACCACCGCCGAGGGATTTGAAGACCCGAGCGCCAACCTGGGCTTTGTCTACCGCTACGGAGGGCTCCCCTTTAATCTCACGCTTCTGGGGCGTTTTTCGGACTACCCGCGTGCCCGATCGCTGATTGCCGAGAGCCGCTACGTGCCCTTCCTGGAGCGCCAGTACGTCGGCCAGCTCGGGCTCTCCTTTCCACTGCGTATCCTCTCCGAAAGGATGAGTTTTACGACCAACTACCGCGCCGAATACACCACCTTCAAAGCGAGGCCCCGAGTTACCCCGGAGCCGGGCGACATTCGCCCCCGCGAGCCCCTTCATGGCTGGTTTAACGAGCTCTCCTTCGGGCTCTCCTACAGCCGACTGTTTCGCTATGCGCACTCCATCTCGGCGGAGCGCGGCGTCTCGATGAGCGCATCGGTCGGCGTGCAGCACCCGGCGCTGGGCCACCAGTACAACGCGCTGACCCTGGGCTACGCCCTGAGCGCCTTTCATCCCAACCCGCTCATCGAGCGTCATGTCTTCGCCCTGCAACTTCGAGGGGCGCTCACCCGAAGTGCCAGTGGCCCGCAACTTCAGTACGCGATTGGCGGATTGAGCCCCCAGGACATCTTAAGCGCTGTGATCTTCCAGGAGCCCCGCGTCGGCTACCCCATCCGCGGCTTTGCCCCCGGAGTGCAGCGCGGCCAGCAGTACCAGCTGGCAAAGCTGGAGTACCGCTTCCCGATCCTCGATCTCGACCGGGGCTTCTCCACGCTTCCCCTCTTTTTTCGTCAGCTCAAAGGCCAGCTCTTTGTGGACACCGGCGCCGCCTACGACGGCTACCTGGCCGATGCCGATCGCCTCACTGGCATCGGCGCCGAAGTGCAACTCGACGCCATCCTGGGCTACTACGCCAGCAACAGCCTTCGCCTGGGCTACGCCCGGGGACTTGGCCCGGAGGGCATCACCGATCTCTACCTGCTCTTAGGCGCCGCCTTCTAA